A section of the Aedes aegypti strain LVP_AGWG unplaced genomic scaffold, AaegL5.0 Primary Assembly AGWG_AaegL5_hic_scaff_4_PBJ_arrow, whole genome shotgun sequence genome encodes:
- the LOC110681164 gene encoding odorant receptor 30a-like has translation MEALDKFMLYTKYVRGLCSVIGLDILDPDYKKGFKTYFTFFLMILYVVLTVNSLLTAKGSTEVLMALSFGGFFGQCLLKLIFTLANRKQYYVNHTNLKESIYFKYLHGSEKEKSVIYKNVSQLLMLVKVTSLLYLSSIFLFSLYPAYMYFFENIKVTIFPLLVPGIDIYSAYGYGFTNMIHMFFGVYGLFGALSSDTAFMMFVFHIVSYTNLLQIHFLSFAEKLTSIEVKYKTKDYAAFCSSEMRELYVSHKEVIDFLSSLKMCYESICVVQVATCVVTISLNLFLALMSDWYATYGFLLASLFQLFIYAVLGTLIQLMNDKISTLVYDAPWHLLPNSDKRSFQFLLYKTQRPIEMFVRGLGPLNVETFTEIMRMIYSSFTMLYSFIVE, from the exons ATGGAAGCATTAGATAAGTTCATGCTTTACACAAAATACGTGCGAGGTCTTTGTTCAGTAATAGGGCTGGATATATTGGATCCCGATTACAAAAAAGGATTTAAAACTTATTTCACCTTCTTTTTAATGATACTTTATGTGGTGCTGACTGTGAATTCACTTCTCACGGCGAAAGGTAGCACAGAAGTGTTGATGGCATTATCGTTTGGAGGATTTTTCGGACAGTGTTTGTTGAAGTTAATTTTCACACTGGCCAATCGAAAGCAATATTACGTGAATCATACTAATTTGAAAGAatccatttatttcaaatacctACATGGATCTGAGAAAGAGAAAAGTGttatatataaaaatgtttCTCAGTTGCTCATGTTAGTTAAAGTTACGTCATTGTTATACCTTTCATCGATTTTCCTATTCTCATTATATCCAGCATATATGtactttttcgaaaatatcaagGTTACAATATTTCCTCTACTGGTCCCTGGTATTGATATCTACTCGGCATATGGCTATGGATTCACGAATATGATTCATATGTTCTTTGGTGTATATGGCTTATTCGGGGCTTTATCATCTGATACAGCTTTCATGATGTTCGTGTTTCACATTGTTTCGTACACCAACCTTTTACAAATTCATTTCCTTTCATTCGCCGAGAAGCTCACTTCCATTGAAGTGAAGTATAAAACAAAAGACTATGCTGCATTTTGTAGTAGTGAAATGAGGGAACTGTATGTTAGTCATAAGGAAGTAATAGACTTTTTATCTTCGCTTAAAATGTGTTATGAAAGTATATGTGTGGTCCAAGTGGCAACTTGCGTTGTTACTATTTCACTCAACTTATTTCTTGCTCTAATG TCTGACTGGTACGCAACATATGGATTCCTGCTAGCATCATTATTTCAACTTTTCATCTACGCCGTTCTTGGAACACTCATCCAGCTAATG AACGACAAAATAAGTACACTTGTGTACGATGCGCCATGGCATTTATTACCGAACTCAGACAAACGATCATTTCAGTTCCTGCTGTACAAAACACAAAGACCAATCGAAATGTTTGTGAGAGGCTTAGGTCCCTTAAATGTGGAAACGTTTACTGAAATTATGCGAATGATTTATTCATCGTTTACCATGTTGTACAGTTTTATTGTCGAATAA